The following are from one region of the Shinella sp. PSBB067 genome:
- a CDS encoding N-formylglutamate amidohydrolase: MAQAPSENSHFEVLEPVSQSVPLVFNSPHSGRRYPQGFVEQSRLDALGIRRSEDHYVDELFSVAPALGAPMLIAHFPRAWLDVNREPYELDPRMFDGPLPSYANINSIRVAGGLGTVPRVVAENMEIYRHRFPVEEALDRVESVYKPYHACLRRLVVRTHVTFGFAVLLDCHSMPGNIRVAGSGVRPDFIIGDRYGTSASGELSRVAMRLLEDMGFSVVRNKPYAGGFITEHYGRPAKGLHALQIEVNRSLYVDETTLAKRPDFAVLQTAISAFLQDFSEHVEEYAADRTLAAE; the protein is encoded by the coding sequence ATGGCGCAAGCTCCAAGCGAAAACAGCCACTTCGAAGTGCTGGAGCCGGTTTCGCAGAGCGTGCCCCTCGTCTTCAATTCGCCGCACAGCGGGCGCCGTTATCCACAGGGCTTTGTCGAGCAGTCGCGCCTCGATGCGCTCGGCATCCGCCGTTCGGAAGACCATTATGTCGACGAGCTGTTCTCCGTCGCGCCGGCGCTTGGCGCGCCGATGCTGATCGCGCATTTCCCGCGCGCCTGGCTCGACGTCAACCGCGAGCCCTATGAGCTCGATCCGCGCATGTTCGACGGGCCGCTGCCGTCCTATGCCAACATCAATTCCATCCGCGTCGCCGGCGGGCTCGGCACGGTGCCGCGGGTCGTCGCGGAAAACATGGAGATCTACCGCCACCGCTTCCCCGTCGAGGAGGCGCTGGACAGGGTGGAGAGCGTCTACAAGCCCTATCACGCGTGCCTGCGCCGGCTCGTGGTGCGCACCCATGTGACCTTCGGCTTCGCGGTGCTTCTCGACTGCCATTCGATGCCGGGCAACATCCGCGTCGCCGGCTCGGGCGTGCGGCCCGATTTCATCATCGGCGACCGCTACGGCACCAGCGCATCCGGCGAGCTTTCGCGCGTCGCCATGCGGCTCCTGGAGGACATGGGCTTTTCCGTCGTGCGCAACAAGCCCTATGCCGGCGGCTTCATCACCGAGCATTACGGCCGGCCGGCCAAGGGGCTGCACGCCTTGCAGATCGAAGTGAACCGCAGCCTCTATGTCGACGAGACGACGCTGGCGAAAAGGCCTGATTTCGCAGTGCTCCAGACGGCGATCTCCGCCTTCCTGCAGGACTTTTCCGAACATGTCGAGGAATATGCCGCGGACCGGACGCTCGCCGCCGAATAG